In Candidatus Mycalebacterium zealandia, one DNA window encodes the following:
- a CDS encoding pantoate--beta-alanine ligase, with product MREFSSAAVRNGRKVGLVPTMGSIHEGHLSVVRETSAHADVCVASIFVNPLQFSAGEDYGGYKRDEEGDVEKLSTTGIDAVFLPSADEIYPPGFQTSVEASELQKFLCGASRPGHFKGVATVVMKLFNIVSPDVAGFGEKDFQQLAIIKRVVRDLHLDVHIIAVPTVREPSGLAMSSRNEYLSEQERETAVAIPRVLFKMKRLFESGMRESAEILKDGGRFLAGEGIVEVDYLEICDPETLIPVEKASEGSLAAIAARVGKARLIDSIRF from the coding sequence ATGAGGGAATTCTCGTCCGCCGCGGTGCGTAACGGGCGCAAAGTCGGTCTTGTTCCCACCATGGGATCAATTCACGAGGGGCATTTGAGCGTTGTGCGGGAGACTTCCGCCCATGCCGATGTGTGCGTGGCAAGTATATTTGTCAATCCACTTCAATTCTCAGCCGGAGAGGACTACGGAGGTTACAAAAGGGACGAAGAGGGCGATGTTGAAAAACTTTCCACCACCGGAATTGACGCTGTTTTTCTGCCGTCCGCGGATGAGATATACCCGCCCGGGTTTCAGACCTCCGTTGAGGCAAGCGAGTTGCAGAAGTTTCTTTGCGGCGCTTCAAGGCCCGGTCATTTCAAAGGGGTGGCGACTGTTGTAATGAAACTTTTCAACATAGTCAGTCCGGATGTGGCGGGATTTGGCGAGAAAGATTTTCAGCAACTCGCGATAATCAAAAGAGTTGTCAGGGATCTTCATCTTGACGTTCACATAATAGCGGTTCCCACCGTGAGGGAGCCGTCCGGTCTTGCCATGAGTTCGCGAAATGAATACCTTTCTGAACAGGAAAGGGAAACGGCGGTTGCTATTCCGCGCGTTTTATTTAAAATGAAGCGGCTTTTTGAGTCGGGGATGCGTGAGAGCGCGGAGATTTTGAAAGACGGCGGGCGGTTTCTCGCCGGTGAGGGAATTGTTGAGGTGGATTACCTTGAGATTTGCGACCCTGAGACGCTTATTCCGGTTGAAAAAGCGTCCGAAGGGAGTTTAGCGGCAATTGCCGCGAGGGTTGGGAAAGCCAGACTTATAGACAGCATAAGATTTTGA
- a CDS encoding aspartate 1-decarboxylase — MKISLLKSKIHKAIVTEADLEYEGSLTLDPVLIEAAGLLVHEKVSIFNVTNGHRFFTYVIEGERGTNAVCVNGAAAHLAREGDSLIIVSFGSYDESECKNHKPKFVYVDERNNITAVKHEVSPFTIPEVGHKQ, encoded by the coding sequence ATGAAAATAAGTTTGCTGAAATCAAAAATTCACAAGGCGATAGTTACCGAAGCCGACCTTGAATACGAAGGGAGTTTGACTCTTGACCCGGTTCTCATAGAGGCGGCGGGTTTGCTTGTTCATGAGAAGGTTTCCATATTCAACGTTACTAACGGCCACAGGTTCTTTACATACGTGATAGAAGGTGAAAGAGGCACAAATGCGGTGTGTGTGAACGGCGCGGCCGCCCATCTGGCGCGTGAGGGCGATTCGTTGATTATCGTGAGTTTCGGTTCATATGATGAGAGCGAATGCAAGAACCACAAGCCCAAGTTTGTTTATGTTGATGAGCGCAACAACATCACGGCGGTAAAACACGAAGTAAGCCCATTCACAATACCGGAGGTTGGGCATAAACAATAA
- the panB gene encoding 3-methyl-2-oxobutanoate hydroxymethyltransferase produces MEKKRTKKVRITHLKRMKEDGRKIVAITAYDWSVASIVDECGVDVVLVGDSLGNVVQGLESTIPVRMSEMIYHTKNVARGIKTAHLCADMPFLSYQASDYDAVRNAGNLMKRGGAESVKIEVNATRYTKTVRALTDSGIPVIAHVGLCPQSVNMLGGYGVQGKTSESAQFIYDLALECAGEGAFALLLERVEPSLTEKITSAVDIPVIGIGSGGGCDGQVLVFDDMVGLTKGPLPGFVKKYSEARKIFSAATGEYIREVRKGVFPSPDGKKR; encoded by the coding sequence ATGGAGAAAAAGCGGACAAAAAAGGTGCGAATTACCCATCTGAAGCGCATGAAGGAAGACGGGCGTAAGATTGTCGCCATCACGGCTTACGACTGGTCTGTTGCTTCAATAGTTGATGAGTGCGGCGTTGATGTTGTTCTCGTGGGCGATTCGCTCGGCAACGTTGTTCAGGGGCTTGAGAGCACAATTCCGGTGCGCATGAGCGAGATGATTTACCACACAAAAAACGTGGCGCGCGGCATCAAAACGGCACATCTGTGTGCGGATATGCCGTTTCTTTCGTATCAGGCAAGCGACTATGACGCCGTAAGGAATGCCGGAAATCTTATGAAACGCGGCGGCGCGGAATCGGTAAAAATAGAGGTCAACGCAACGCGCTACACAAAAACCGTTCGCGCCCTCACGGACTCGGGGATTCCCGTTATAGCACATGTGGGGCTGTGTCCGCAGTCGGTCAATATGCTCGGTGGATACGGAGTTCAGGGAAAAACTTCAGAGTCCGCGCAGTTTATCTACGACCTTGCCCTTGAATGCGCCGGCGAGGGAGCGTTTGCGCTTCTTCTTGAGCGTGTTGAGCCTTCTCTTACGGAAAAAATAACCTCCGCAGTCGACATACCGGTTATAGGCATCGGTTCGGGCGGCGGATGTGACGGTCAGGTTCTTGTTTTTGACGACATGGTGGGACTTACAAAGGGTCCGCTACCGGGATTTGTGAAGAAATACTCCGAAGCAAGAAAAATCTTTTCCGCCGCGACCGGAGAATACATCCGTGAAGTCAGAAAAGGCGTTTTCCCATCTCCGGACGGGAAAAAACGGTGA